A genomic window from Streptomyces brevispora includes:
- a CDS encoding O-methyltransferase, whose amino-acid sequence MTQARWAEVDDYFNALLVGSDEALDAAVEASEKAGLPAIQVAANQGKLLNLLARLQGARTVLEIGTLGGYSTIWLARALPEGGRLVTLEADPECAEVARRNIERAGLADVVEIRVGLALDTLPELAEQGYGPFDVVFIDADKPSNPDYLAWSLKLTRPGSLIVADNVVRDGEVVDATSEDPKVRGVRRFTELVAAEPTLTATALQTVGSKGYDGLMAILVTG is encoded by the coding sequence ATGACGCAGGCGCGGTGGGCCGAGGTCGACGACTACTTCAACGCTCTGCTGGTGGGCTCGGACGAGGCCCTGGACGCGGCCGTGGAGGCCAGCGAGAAGGCCGGGCTGCCGGCGATCCAGGTCGCAGCCAACCAGGGGAAGCTGCTGAACCTGCTGGCCCGGCTCCAGGGGGCGCGGACCGTCCTGGAGATCGGGACCCTGGGCGGGTACAGCACCATCTGGCTGGCCCGCGCGCTGCCCGAGGGCGGCAGGCTCGTCACGCTCGAAGCCGATCCGGAGTGCGCCGAGGTGGCGCGCCGGAACATCGAACGCGCCGGCCTGGCGGATGTCGTGGAGATCCGGGTCGGCCTGGCCCTCGACACGCTGCCGGAGCTCGCGGAGCAGGGATACGGGCCGTTCGACGTCGTGTTCATCGACGCCGACAAGCCGAGCAACCCCGACTACCTGGCCTGGTCGCTGAAGCTGACCCGGCCCGGGAGCCTGATCGTCGCCGACAACGTCGTGCGCGACGGAGAGGTGGTCGACGCCACGAGCGAGGACCCGAAGGTGCGGGGAGTGCGCCGGTTCACCGAACTCGTCGCGGCCGAGCCGACCTTGACCGCGACCGCTCTGCAGACGGTCGGCAGCAAGGGGTACGACGGGCTGATGGCGATCCTCGTCACCGGCTAG
- a CDS encoding superoxide dismutase produces the protein MATYTLPELPYDYAALEPVINPQIVELHHDKHHAAYVKGANDTLEQLEEARDKEAWGAINGLQKNLAFHLSGHILHSIYWHNMTGDGGGEPLAADGVGDLADAITDSFGSFAGFKSQLTKAAATTQGSGWGVLAYEPVSGKLIVEQVYDHQGNVGQGSVPVLVFDAWEHAFYLQYKNQKVDFIEAMWRVVNWQDVAKRYAAAKERADVLLLAP, from the coding sequence ATGGCCACGTACACGCTCCCGGAACTCCCGTACGACTACGCGGCGCTCGAACCGGTCATCAATCCGCAGATCGTCGAGCTCCACCACGACAAGCACCACGCCGCGTACGTCAAGGGCGCGAACGACACCCTGGAGCAGTTGGAGGAGGCCCGCGACAAGGAGGCCTGGGGAGCGATCAACGGGCTCCAGAAGAACCTCGCGTTCCACCTCTCCGGCCACATCCTGCACTCGATCTACTGGCACAACATGACCGGCGACGGCGGCGGCGAGCCCCTCGCCGCGGACGGCGTCGGCGACCTCGCGGACGCGATCACCGACTCCTTCGGCTCCTTCGCGGGCTTCAAGTCCCAGCTGACGAAGGCCGCGGCCACCACACAGGGCTCCGGCTGGGGCGTCCTCGCGTACGAGCCGGTCAGCGGCAAGCTGATCGTCGAGCAGGTCTACGACCACCAGGGCAACGTGGGCCAGGGCTCGGTCCCGGTCCTCGTCTTCGACGCCTGGGAGCACGCCTTCTACCTGCAGTACAAGAACCAGAAGGTCGACTTCATCGAGGCGATGTGGCGCGTCGTCAACTGGCAGGACGTGGCGAAGCGGTACGCGGCCGCCAAGGAGCGCGCGGACGTACTGCTGCTCGCCCCCTGA